TGCATTTGGCTCCCCCGAACGAGCTTAAATACCTCTCCTCGCCTTGGcccttctccacctggggaatggacctcctcgggcCTTTCCCGGTTGGGTCATACCAGAATAAATACCTAGTGGTCGTtgtggattacttcacgaaatggatagaagccgaagcgctcgccaaAATCACGTCTCAAAACGTACTCCGTTtttacaaacgaaacatactcgctcggttcggaGTACCACAGGctataatcactgacaatggcccCCAATTCACTGACAGAAAATTtcaagagtttgtggccaagctcggcacaaAACAACATTTCACTTCATTCGAGCATCCTCAGACGAACGCGCAAGCCGAGGCAGCCAACTGAGTCATCCTCCGAGGGCTGAAAAGGAGACTCGGCGAAGCtaaaaaagcttgggtcgaagaactacacaGTGTACTTTGGGCATATAGGACAACGCCTCATTCGAGCACGGGCGAGACTCCATTTAGACTAACCTACGGCACCAaagccgtgatccccgtagaaatccgagaaccttctcggcgcaccgagtCACCCCTCGAAGAAGAGCTCAACGACGAGGCTATGAGGGAAGAGCTCGATATGGTTGAGGAGATCCGAACGggatcttccctccgagaagcaaaattaaaacaacataTAGCTCTTCGCCACAACGccaaagttatcaagcgcgaattcgaagtcggcgccctagtgctccgcagaaacatgaaagactcgcgcgaaggTAAACTAGCCCCGAATTGGGAAGGCCCATACTGAGTTTACGACAAAACCGAGAATGGCGCCTATTACCTTGAGAATCTcctcggcgaaaaacttgctcggccttggaacgctgaaaaactcagacgctattacAGTTAAACACAACCTAACACTCCCCGGACACCTGTATCGAACATAAGTGGTAACCAGGCATGGACCCGCGTCATTGGTACTAACGCGAGTgctccacgacagcaacggtcgGAATCCCCTATCAAAAGAAAGGACCGACTACACGGCGaattctacacctagaccctctgtggcagtacctgcacggcagaaccccagctcgcgatgggaacgttcacgccgcgagcacttggCCCCGACCGCGGTCTCGTGCCCGCtaatagcgcacacctgctctgcgcacccggaccgtacaCCACACGCCTGGGCAATAAACCTCGGCCGAGcataataaataattacaaaTTTCCTAAGTATTGGAATACCTCCCCGGAACAAACATAACCCGGGCCCATAAACATGCaacaaactaaacattctaaaCACACAAGAGGATAATCAAACATAAAGGGCAAATTAGTAAAACAGCAAAAGCCGACCAAATTGGCCGGTGATGTCCAAATATCACAACAAAATGTCGGGAACGCAGGCCCCAAATATCCCGGGCACAAGCCCCAAAAATCCTACGATCAAAAAAGcggcacgcaggccccaaacaAGCTCACTCTTCGTCGGATGTGCCGGGCACCAGATGGCCGTCCACAATCCTGGTCGAAACCCCGATGTCATCTGTCTTCAGACCCGGATTCAGAAGCTTCAACTGCTGGACAGCACATTTAAACCCCTCATCGGCCATGTCAGCAAGCTCGATTTTCAAGTCGTCGATCTTCTCgacaaactcggccctcgactTTAGCACCGCCACATCCGAAGACTCTTCCGCCGTCGGCTCCCAAGCCTGTTCGAGTTCAGcgaccttcttcttctcctcctccACCTCCTCACTTTTTTGCTTCAAAAGGTCCTCCATctttttctttatcttctcccgaAGAGTTTTTTGCCGGGCGGCTTCCTCCTCGGCGGCCCTCTTGTCATCCTCCGCCTTCTTTAGGGCCTCGGCAGATACAACACCCCTTTGCGCAAACAATTGAGCCATTCCGAAGACCCTCATTACAGCAGCACTGTCGCTGGCCAGTTGCTTTAGTCAGGCCGAAGAAGACATCTCCTCGACTCGACGAGTCTCGTCCGGAGAGATGGACAGGGGAAACTTCTCAAAAAATTGGCCCTCTTTGAAGCAAGGAGGGAGTATAAATCCATGCTCAGATCCCGTGGCCGGTAGATCCTCTCGGAGTATTTCTGACCGACGCTGCCTTTTCGGCGTCCCCCCTTCCGGAATCACCAAAGGAGAGCCGGCAGATCCAGAATGTTCACCTGAGGTCGTCCCCCGATTCTTGTTTTTCAGCGCCCGGAGCCTCCTCCCGTCTTGAGCCGCCTTCAGGACCTTGTCCTCCTTCGACGACATAGcatctgaaaaacaaaacaaacagttAGCAACGAGCATTAactgaaaaatcaaaataaactaCGAAAAAATCCACCTAACAACGCCTTGGTTTCCGCCGGCGTCCGGCACGTCAGGAGAGCCTTGGTGTTTATGGCTTGAACCTCAGTCTTCGGCACGCCCTCCTCGTCATAAATAGGCTCACCCGTCCTCGTCACCCACAGGCTGAGACTAAAGCTATCCACCCACTGACAGAGACGGAGATACGACGCCGAATCTTGCTCGTCTAGATCCCCGTCTTCCCGAGCATAGTACTTAGGAGGGAAGTTAAAATGGCCCTTCCACCAGACAAAGGGGAACACGCTACAAAGCTTAGTCCTAACATTCCCTTCCTCGTCCCTTTCCGGGATACCATTCTCGCGGCACACTGTCATCATCTTCGACAGCGAAGTGTACGCTGCCCGACTGTGCAAGCGGATAACGTAATAACGGTCTTTAAAGTCCTTGACCGAGTCGACGTACATTTTGAAAAGTTTCCGATCGGCATTCCTGAAGGAAACCCAGCTGAAGCGCCCATCAGCCATCTTCCGTTGAACTCTGAAACAACGCCAGAACAAGTCGGTCGTAGCTCCGATGCCCAGGTAGTCACAGACGATCTCGAAAGCCCGCATGAAAGCAAAGGCATTCGGATGCAATTGGGACGGAGCCAACGCAAGACGGGCCAATAGTGAAACCTTGAAACTGGTGAAAGGCAGGCGAAACCCGAGCTCCCTGAAGACATACTCGTACATAGCAAAGTTGTCCCCATGGAAGTGGGAACAAATACGCTCCTCGGCCGTCGGACAGATCACTTGGAAATTCAATTCGTCGCTTGGCCCTCGATCCTCGACCTCACGGAAGGCACTGACCAGCGATTCAGTATATCGGGACACCTCGAGCTGAGGCTCATCGGCCACCCAACCTAGGTCAACCACGAGGTCATATTCAAAAAGCGGAGTTAGAGGACCCTCCTCGTCAGATCCCGAGAGCACCCCTTCCTCGTCGCCTTCTTCTATCACAGTAAGGTGCGAGCTCTCAACCTCCACTTCCTCAACTTCGGAGCTACTCGCGGTCGTATTTTGCGAATCGTCCCACGAGCTAGAACTGGAGCTGGACCCTGAGCCTTATTCACCTGCATGCAGAAGGAAATAATGAATTCGATtgatcatcaaatccacccttccaccgcgatGCAAGTGAAAGGGTGGAACGGCGAGCAACAGAACCACCGACCAAACCCCCTCGAAGAATTCGTTGATCTATGGCCAAGGTCCTCCACCGAAAGAAGATTAACTTAACATAAAAACGCGAACACACTCGGATCCAGCCCCGGCGAGACAGGCGGAAACCTTGGATCCGCCGAGCATAGCTATGAATAAGCCGACGGGCAACTCAACGGTGCCGGTCATTCCATGAATCTGACGGGCTAAAACATGAAGAAGCCGAGCGGAACCAAGAAAAATTCAACTTCTACATTGACCTTCCCCGGGCATCGCATGAATAACCCGGGGAGAAGGCCCAGTTTTCGCGTCTGTTTGCCGATTTAGATGGCAAAATCAGTAGAATCACCTCATAAACCCCCCATAAAGGAAAGAGAAAGGCATTTAAAACCAAAAAGAAACCTCAAACGCACCTGATTCAGACATGATCTCAACGGGCTTGATTGCTGGAGAAACGCTGGCAAAAGCAAAGTCTGAGATTTGACTTAAATGCCGAGCATGCAAACGGGGAGCAGAAAAGTTCCTAAATGAGGAATTtcgttcctttttataaggggTTTTGCCCGGAATGCGAAACGTCGCGTCGGCTGACACAGATCCCCTAGGCGCCGCCACCTACCCCTAGGCAATCATTACCCTGCCACGTCAGCGAGTGTTATCCACGCGCGACCTTTCGACTTTCCCCTCAGGATGACATCGCTCGAGCAACCAACAGCGGACGAGGACCACTATCGCGCCGACCAGCAGTAGCAGAACTCGAAGCTCCTTCCTcggaactccgacttggggggctcctgttctggactgggccgagacTTGGCCCAATCCACTTTCGGCCCATTTAGCCTTAGAGGTCCAATCCACCCTAAGCTGCTGATCGACGATGCTCCATGCTCGTCCCCTTCATGCTCGGCACCACGCTCTCCGCGAGCTGACTGATGCTCGGCATGAGGGCTTTCCACGAGCACCTTCCCCGCCGATGACCCTGCTCCGcacagggctccttcatattcaaccctccgaataattcggattccacgtggctcctaaaagaccgcgtctcccttgaacttcggagcggttaaccaggacagagggcactcacgcacctccgatatttccgctcaggaaacttggcagtctcctagttgggcttggaaatCCAACCCAAtaagcgagatcatggcccagcgctgggggctataaatactctctttgactagagggtcaggtattcacttcttttctaacctttagctcgtacttgcactcctttgctcgtctactcactttggcatcggagtaccttgcaggtacacccccctcctcattcctagaagatccagtccgagcagccagcgacgattcttctgatcaggtacgatcagaaaCCATTGTTAATAGCCTTAATTCACATTACTTTCAACTCTTTATTCAACACTTCATTGCAcctattcaactattgaataattttttcaacaccccattgtaaatggtctaataGCATATATCAAGAGGGAATCAATTCCTtaccttaaaaaaaattaatttttataaaaaataaaatctaaaaacaagtttaaaatgaattttatagaaaaatagtataaaaaaaacatttgaaatcTTTAACATATGGTTtagtttagaaagaaaaaaaaaactatctctTAACGATTTGGTACGGTTCAAAATTCTGAACCGGTATACCAAACCATTGTATTTGATTCAGTTCAAGCTTAACTAACCGGTATACCAAACCATTATATTTGGTTCAGTTCAAGCTTAACTAAAACAGCCATTATATTTGGTTCAATTTAGTTCAGGCTTAACTAAAACAGTTCAATTCGGATGCTTTTTTGTTACAGGCTTAACTAAAACAGTTCAATTCGGATGTTTTTTGTTATGGTTCAATTTGATTTGGTTCGCTTTTCTGATCGTACTGTACCGTTAACAGCCCTAATGAACGGCAACGAATTCAAATGATTGGAGTGTCAAAATGATATCACTAGGATTATACAACATGGGCAAATTTCAATAACCCCGTCGTGCAATGGAGCTAGCATTTAAACGTAAAAAAAATTCTCAAGTTGAGTTTTCCTTGTAATTTAAATGTATAGTTCATCCATTTAATTTcctcaaaaatgaaagaaaacagaACATAGACAGTACACAAAGCAAAAATTATTGGAGTAAGATAAAAATAACAAAACGGCTGACTGAGCATCAAAGCTGGGCACATATTCATCCAAATGCACCACTAAATGAGTTGAAAACTTAAAGGAGCCAGAAGTCAGTAGAGCATTTCGAGAGAAACCAAACAAGTTTAAGGCAATGCAATatcattttcaaacaaaaattaggGCAGTATGAAATGATGCCATTTACATCATTGACAACAGCATATTTATTTTTGCATAAATATTACAAAAACAGGCCTAtaacaaataaatgaaaaatgacgGCCAAAGCAGCCATCCAGAGGCACATGTGAGGTAAATTTGAACAAAACAGTATGCCGGACCTTCCATAAAGTTTAAATTAGGCACCAAACTAAAATGAACTAATAGCGGTTCCAGTAGGTTCTGCGTCTGAACCAGTTGTAGTCAGGCAATCGCTGAATAGGTCCCATGGCAGCAATAGCAACATCCTGCAAGACAGTTATATAACAATACCTTAAATTAAGAATAAGAGTGGTATCTCTACTCCGGAGTAAGAGATATTTCATTTATTGTTATATTACCTTGTCATAAATGAATCGGTTTGCAACGCGTTTAATTGTACTGGCATCAACGGCGTCAATTCTGGCAAACAATTCAGCAAATGGGATTCTTCGACCATATGTGAGTAGCTGAAACAATATGCAGAAATGAGTAATGAAATATTTCATTGGTAACATAGCATACTTGCACAATCATGCAATAATGCTAATAATATTGTATAAAAGTTTCAGTTAATTAGCTAGTAATTTTTTCATTATCATAAAATCATTGATTAAAAATCAGTCTAAAGTCCTTGTAAAGTAGTACAAAATGAAGTAACATTGAACTTGCATGccactatttttttaaattgtgaaATGTACAATCCAGTGGTACCTGGCGACCAATATCTTCAGCTACAGGGCTTGTTCCATCAATGTGAAGCAAAAGAGACGATTTTAACTGTAAattaaacatttaaaagtgagTTAGTAACATTAAGAGCGgaataaaaattaattacaaGTAATATAAGATGAATATAACTTATGACTAAAAAAGCAAAATAACTAAAAAACAGCAGACAATTAAGTATGAAGAAACATTGAACGTTCAGATGAACTTCTGGGCATACTAAAGGCTATATATTACATGATGACCAAATATTTGTGTTGTAGAGAATGTGAACACACATTCTAACCCAAACCATCACATTCTGAACATAATCTTTTGGAGGCAAAAATTAACTAAACAAATTTAGTTTGTATGCACTACAAATACAGAGCATTGAACAGGCTATTTCAACTTAACATGGGGAAGATAAAGTTGGTCAGCATTTTCAAtatatttgaaaacaattttCAGTTTAGTTAATGGCAGCAACAGTCATGAAAAAATGGAAAGACTGGCGTGAGAATAAAATGCTGCTGCCCAATTGCATGTGTGCTAATTGTCCAGATGATGCAATATGCTATAAACTCAAATGCCAAGACAATTAAAAGGTTGTTTCTTCGATAACGAATACAGCCAAAGCTGTATAATAGAGAGCATAAGCCAAATTCTGTTGCCACCTTCAATCATCAAGACGGGaaatcatcaagtcaaagtaGAAGCCTACCTGATTACGAGCACGTGTAACATCATCATCTGAAACCTGATAAGCCAACTTGGTTGTATTGTACATTATTGCATAGGCCAAATCATCCAGGCAATCCGGCTGAAACCACAGCAAAATAAAGGGGAAAGCTTTATCCAAGCAGTAATTGAagtcataaaaattaaaagaataaataacTAAATTATCTAGTAATGCTAGAGCATGCCTACAATATCTTCAACACAACCTAGGCATGCTGCTTTGACAAACATCAAACTATCAATTCATCCACCGCATATTGCAAAGAAAAACACTATTAtccattttattttcaaaatggtATTATAGTTGGCTTAAATTGCATTGAAAGTTATTATAATTTCATTGAATTTAAGTATATTaagtttcaaaaaatttaagagtTCTTATACTACTGACAATTTATTATGTTCTAATCACCAACCAGTGTCGaatttaactaaaatatataaaaatatacatctaaaaAGTTGGATCATAATAGGTTATTTGAAAATTTCATTGATGCTATATTCACAATATAAGGAATTTATAACAAAAATAAgaacatttaaaaattaaaaataaggaatttattttaagaaaattaataTAGGACCAAATGACAATTTTAATAAAACAGTCCTAGAGAATAGTTCCAGTGTATATCTATGAAATACTACAAGAGGAATGTTCATTTGGCAGTAGCAGAAATTCCATGTATTTTTCGCATGTTTGCATGCAAGCTTTAAAAAAAGTACTGATGTGCCActttgtttaaaaataataatctatAAGAGAACCACATTAAGGCCTACCTTAGCAACGGCATAAACACCAAAAAGACCCGTGTCCTTGTAATTGGTATTAAAAGCCATCGTGCTTTCTGCAATTTCATTGATGCCAATTCGTTGTGCCAGCTCCGAGCTGTTCACAGTTAAAATTCAGTTAGCTAAGCATGTATAGTGAGAGGTATTTTTTTTGGGTGTGGGGAAGGAGAATGTTCAAGTTGCATACCCCATGTGTTTTCCACCTCCAGCGGTCTTGTTCCAAGAACCCAACATTGCTTGCATGACCATTAAAGCAATTGAATCTGGATCTTTCCAAGATGCACCTTCAAAAGCTACAGCAAATTGTGCAAGGGGAATATCATCATCAAGCATTCGGACCTGTTTCAGAACAAGTAGATGAACATAGTTAGTAAAGTAACTAAAGTAACTAGTACAAATCTGCTCAATATTAATATTGTTACCTCAGAACCAGTAAAAACTGCTGGCTCTTTTTCTACCAACTGAGATGCTGTGGAGGGATTTGTAGACAACTTAGTAAACAATTTTTTCACTTGTTCAACAAAATCTTCATGCTTTACAGCTCCAGATGCAGCTATCACCTGGAAAAGTAGACCCACGCAGAAAAACAGCCATCAGGCTAACTTCCAGATCTAGATGTTACTCCAACCGTCCCAAAATAATTGATTCAGTTAACAATTCAGAGATTAAAATGTGTATAAGTGAGAGATATGTATTTTCAATAAAGCACCCTTGTCATGTATTGGTGTATTCACCTTTAACATAAATGAAAAATGGGAGATAATGAATTGTTAGTAATGCGAGTATCTTGATTAAAGGGTACAATTGAAAAAAAGTAAGTACCattgtattgaaaattgaaaggGATCAGTCATTTTGGAACAATTTTTCCCCATAATGGTATGATTGCTTTCAAAGTTATGGACACTATGCATATATCAGTAACAATACGCATGAGACACAGCTACATCAATAACAAAATACATGAGACAAATCAGTTATCTACATACCATCCTAGGAGCAGTGTAATGCGTCTGAATGTAGTCCTGCAGATGAGCTTTGGTGATTGTCTTAATATTCTGAGCAGGTCCCAAAATGGTTCTGCCAAGGGGTGTATACTGGAAAGCAGTTGCGTGGAGGTGATCAAAGATCACTTCCTCTGTTTGACCTTCAACCTACAAATAAGCAATATCATATAACTAACCGATCAGCAAAGAATGAGAATCAAACATATTAcacaaacaacaaaaaacaaacgCATTTTCACACTAAAACTATTCTTGATGAAGGAGTGAGTTTAACAGGTAAAGAAAGATAAAAATTTCATTTCAAGTAAATTATCtagtttaaaaaaatacaattataaatgAAAGAATATCATCAAACTCAAAGTCCTAATACAATCCCTTCAAAGTCTTTGAATCCTCTCTAACTTTAACATAAAACTATCCATATGAATTAAGATATACTAAATACACCCATGCTTCTAGTTCTACATATGTTTTCAATTTCGAAACACAGCTAAACTCTAAAAGCAAATAAATCACCATACATTCAACCAGAAATTCTTCCCCAACATTGTATCTAAAACTTGAATTCCAGTTTTTTTAACAGCAAACAATTATCAGGTGGTTGGTTGTTAATCATTGTATACTATTGTAACGCATGATCACATAATTAAACCAGTAAACTATTTCTCAGCAAATTTCCGCCAAACACATACACAACAAAGCCTTAATCAAACATGTTAAACAGATCCATACAACAACATAACAGATAATTTCCATTTCATGTATAattcaattcaaaaataaattgtaTACCTCTTCCATTTCCCTAAGAATAACATCACGCTCCCGGCTGATCCGATTCTCATCGAATTTTgaattctgaagaatatcagccAGAATATCAAGCGCAACCGGAACATCATTTTGTGAAACCTTAGCATAATATGTAGTCTGCTCCCTCGATGTATACGCATTAAGATGTCCTCCCATATTCTCGATCTCCTCTTCGAGCTCCCTCGCGTTACGTCTCTCCGTCCCCTTGAAAATCATATGCTCCAAAAAATGCGCCGTTCCGTTAGTCTCCTCGGTCTCAAATCTAGATCCCGCATCGATCCAAACACCAACCGTCGCCGTTCTTCCACTGAGATTCGACTCCGTGGCGACACGTAGTCCGTTCTCGAGAGTCGTTACGCGTGTTTCCGGAGCGGAGAGGATTTGCGTATGGTCGCGGATTTCAGGCTTCGGTGAACCGTATTTGAGGAATCTTGGATCTGGATTTTCCAATCGTTGGAGTTTGGCTTTGACCGATTCGGCTAATCGATCGTAGACCATAACGTTGGGAGGTGGAGGGGAGGGAGGAGGGGGAGGTGGAGAGCGGGTGACGGGAGCGGCGGCGGAGGTGGAGAGAGCGACGGATCGGATGGAGAGGATGGGAGTCCGCCGATTGGAGCGGCGGACTAGGGTGAGGAGTTTGTTGATCGTCATGGCGGAGCACGTGTGGGGCGGCCCTTGTGCTAGGGTTTGGTTGTGGAGAATGAAATAGCCAAGTGTGAAGTGATGAAATGGCTATTGTAAGGaggaaaaggagaaagagaaaagaGTGAGGAAATTTTAGGGTGATTCCGAGAATACTTTGTACACTAATTATACTATAGACTTTGTCAAAAACAAAAACAGATTGAAGGTAGATGCTTTTTAAATGGTGTAGAAATTTGGGGGAATTCGGAGTATGTCACTCGTTTAAGCATTTGATTTATTTGTAGCCCTTAGATTGAAGTTAGACGATTGAGATttgttaaaaattttaatattttaaaaataataatatgtatTGATAGATATAAATCCACTTAATGTGTAATTGCATCAAAAATTAAGTGCACGGAAATGTGGGTTGTggagatattaaaaataataataggtaGGGAATCTCTTAAGCCACACTTATACGGTGAAAAATACATCTGAAAACTCCAAAATGTTATTTGGAAGTTTATTCAAACGcatattatgttatatttttaaaatatttcggACATGCACATCCGAAATTATCTTTTTCAACGTTTTATTATTTAAACGTTGAATTTAAAATGTCATGGGTatttttcagaaatgcatattcAAAAATACTCTTGCTATACAAGGTTACAGCAGTGTTACCACCACCACTAATGTC
The Vicia villosa cultivar HV-30 ecotype Madison, WI linkage group LG6, Vvil1.0, whole genome shotgun sequence genome window above contains:
- the LOC131609209 gene encoding probable mitochondrial-processing peptidase subunit beta, mitochondrial, which produces MTINKLLTLVRRSNRRTPILSIRSVALSTSAAAPVTRSPPPPPPSPPPPNVMVYDRLAESVKAKLQRLENPDPRFLKYGSPKPEIRDHTQILSAPETRVTTLENGLRVATESNLSGRTATVGVWIDAGSRFETEETNGTAHFLEHMIFKGTERRNARELEEEIENMGGHLNAYTSREQTTYYAKVSQNDVPVALDILADILQNSKFDENRISRERDVILREMEEVEGQTEEVIFDHLHATAFQYTPLGRTILGPAQNIKTITKAHLQDYIQTHYTAPRMVIAASGAVKHEDFVEQVKKLFTKLSTNPSTASQLVEKEPAVFTGSEVRMLDDDIPLAQFAVAFEGASWKDPDSIALMVMQAMLGSWNKTAGGGKHMGSELAQRIGINEIAESTMAFNTNYKDTGLFGVYAVAKPDCLDDLAYAIMYNTTKLAYQVSDDDVTRARNQLKSSLLLHIDGTSPVAEDIGRQLLTYGRRIPFAELFARIDAVDASTIKRVANRFIYDKDVAIAAMGPIQRLPDYNWFRRRTYWNRY